The following is a genomic window from Microtus pennsylvanicus isolate mMicPen1 chromosome 3, mMicPen1.hap1, whole genome shotgun sequence.
ACAGCATATGTGTTTGCAAACACGATGATCCTCTGCATGCAAATACGTATATTTGATGGGAAAACATGACTTTCCTTCCCAGTCATAGAACTTTTAAAAACTCGGTTTTTTCTCACATGCAAAACTATACCTCAGTTCCCAAGTCCCTGGCTCAGTTTAAACTCTGTGAAGCCCTGTGAGCCAAACCTTCCAAAGCAGAGCCCAGGACCCACAGAGCCTCCTCTTAGGAGGGGTCCATGCACAGCAATCAGCTCTAGGTGAGAATACTGGCCGAGACCTCAGGAGCACAGATTAAACGCTCTTCCCCTCCCTTGCCCCCCAAGGGATCCACTCATTTGTACCCTCGGATGAGACCATGTCAGCTGTCTTCACTTCCAGCACCCTTGGTGGTTCCTGTCCTCACCTGTTTTCCAGAAGCGTCATGCAGACCACCTCTCTGACGCCAGGGTTGTTGGCCTTCTCCACAGAGCAGCCCTGCAAGTTCCAGGTGGCCAACCTAAACACAGGCCGCCCATCCCTCATCCCTCCAAAGGCTTCCACGGAAGGCCTCATGGAGATGATCTGTGTGGGCCCCCCTGGTGGCAGGTCCAAGTCCTCGCTCTGCAGGCTCAGAGAGGTGGGACTGGGATGAGGCTTGGCGGTAAAGGTAAGACCTCCATTGGTGTGAGTAGATGGGGGCCTGGACCTCTCTGCAAACACCTGGTGTCTGATTCTGTCCAGGAAGGCTGCATTGATTCCGTCCATCCTCACCAGGTCCTCCACACTGCGAAAAGGACCATGTTCACGGCGGTAGTCCACGATGCTGACAGCCATCTTCTCCGTGAGGCCTCGGACACTCATGAGCTGAGCCAGGGTGGCTGTGTTGATATTGACTCGCGGAGTGAGGGGCACGGTGGTGGCCAGGTGATGAGGCTGCTGCTCAGCCAGCAGGTCCCGCCTCAGGGAACTGGGAGAGTGCTGCGCAGAGTTACCCTTGCTGCTCACACAGATTTCAAACTTGACCTGTTCCAGTTTGGTGGCCCCTACGCCGCTGACCAGGGCTAGATCCTCCACCTTCTTGTAGCCACCGATATATTCTCGGTACTCCACGATGCTTCTGGCCACTGCACGTGTCACCCCAGGCAGGGTCATCAGTTCCTCCTCAGTGGCGGTGTTGATGTTTAGCCGCTCCTGATTCACCAGGATGTTGCTGAAGTTGCAAGCAGCACTGAATTTACGGTTATGTGACAGGTCTGAGGGGTCTCTAGGGATAGAGCGATGGCAGCCCAGGGTGCTCCCCATGGCCAACCAACACAGAACAACTCTGGATAGAGAAGCCTGGGAGACTTTAAAAGCACAAAAGAATGGAAGGCTGCAGGACTTACGGGTCGAGGAAGTTGCTGCAGACAAACATCAAATCTTCCATGGCTAGTGTTCAAAATTTTGCTGAGCCACCTAGAAATTGACATGGAAATTGACTGAAATTAATCAATCAGCCCTTAGCACTCCTGTAGTGTTGGAAGTTCATAACTAGTGGGGGACAGGTCAACTCCTGAAAACGCAGACGCTGGGAGGCTGCCCCTTGTGGGTTTTCCTCGGATTATTTATCATACAAGCTCCAAAAAGCGAAGACAGCTATCCCCACTAGCCTCTCTGCTCTGGCAGCGCTGGAGCCACCTTCTCACTTCGGACGCCCCCACCGGAGCTCCTGCAGACAGACCAGAATACGAAGCCCCTACAGCGCGCAGGAGGGCACTGTAACTTGGGAACTCAGAGCTGACCGAGCGAGCGCAGACACTGAGCAGAGGCTCAGGGACCCACCCCCGACCCTCCGATCCCGTCCCACCTCTCCACCGATCTGCTGGGGTCGGCCCCCGGTTCCCTGGGGCTCGCCGCGCGCGTCCCGGCTCCTTCTGCAGGGGAAACTCAGTGCCGTTCTCCCGGGGCAGGCAGTGTCTGCTCAGGAGCGACAGGAGCAGCGGTGAAATTCGGCCCCCGAAGCTGACCAGGACTTGCGGCGTCGCCTCTGCGTTGATCCAGCCAAAGTCCGGCGCCCAACTCGGGCGCGAGACACGACGGAGCGCGTCCTGAGCCCCGCTCCGCGCACCCGCCACTGCTCGCCGCGGGTGTCACAGCTAAAGTCGGGTCTCGCCGCCCGCCCGCGCCTCCGCCGGCACAGCCACGCCTCCTTCGCGCCAACTCCTCCTCCCGCCCTCCCGCTGCACGTAGGGGCGGGGCGCGAGCGCCAGTGGGCGGGACCATTGGTAGTCCTGGTGGGGCGGAGTCGAGGGCGGGGCTTAGAGACTGGGCGGGCAGTAGGGATGGCCCACAGGGTTCCTTGTGAGCCTTTCTGCTTTTTCTGGAACCTAGGCTCCTACTGAGCTGTTTTTGTTGGGTGGAGCTGTTTAAGGCCGCCTGGGGCAATCTGGAGTCTTTCAGGTGAGGTAGGTTTGCCCAGCGAGTCCAGGGCTCCCGAAAGTCTCAGGCAGGGGATCAAACGGTGTCTGTCTCGGTTCTCTTACCACTGTCAGGCCTTTTCTCTTCTTAGAGAGACCTCATTCATCCAGGAATGCCTGGACACCATGTGTCTCCTGTGTGTTCACAGAGGTTGTACATATGCTGCCCTTTTGTAGATGTAGCTCTCTGAGAAAATAAGGGCATATTTCTGTTAAGTATTAAATCTAATCACTAAACGGAAGGATATGATACTGCGAAGTGCAGGCTGCTTTCCAAAACAGTGTTTGGATCACATTGTGAAATGATAATGTAGTTAAAGATTAAAGGGCCTGATGTGTTACAAATGGATACCTGAAGCAGGAGTATTTGGTTAAACAAGCCCGGCCATGTGGCTGTGATATGGTACTATGATACGTTGGATACTTTGACCCAGGGCTGTTAGTGATCCCTAAAGAATAGATCTTAACCCAACCATCTGGCCAAGACTTCTGATTTGAATGCCGGCAGTCGGCGTTCAGATGTGAAATGCTAGGGATATTAGAACCCTCACTACTACAACTGAAGGACACCCCAGTAAGATGAGCTTCAACAAAAGGGGAGGGGAGTCCTGGTCCCTGGAGAATAGTTTTGGAGTCTACCTTGCCTCAGGCAGGCCTGCATCCTCACCAAGGATGGCACGGGCTGAGCTGACCCTCTCCAGTCTGCTGCCAACTTTCTCTCAGTCAGCTCTATTCACAGGCACGTTGATCTCACTTGACAAGAATGCCCAGAGAAAGGAAtaagaagacaggaagggaaaaaagaaaggaaggcagcaggTAGATAAACCGAAGTGCGCTGATAACACCTGGACAAGTGCACACACCCCAAGATGACAGTGTCAGGCGACTGATGATCAGACCGGCGAAAACACAGAACAAATAAAACGTCCACACAGCACCAGTGGGAGCTGAAGGTGGCACAGCCACTTCGCAGACTAGCTCCACGGTTCCTTGAAAGTTAAGAGTGCGCTTGGCGTACGTCGCAGCCATTCCACTTACGGGTACAcaccagagagaaaagaaagcacaaagcCCCAAACCCTCTACAGGGGTGTTTGTAGGTTTGTTGTAGTCAAAGACTGACAACCTCGACTCCATCAGTTTGGGTTTGGTCTAAGTTTGTCCCCAAGTGGTTCAAGTGTTGGGAGCTCAGCCCTCAGGATGATGGTATTTGGAAGTGgtggaattttaaattttaaggtaCTTCTTGGGAGGTCACTGAGGTGCCACCTGTTAAAGGGAGGAGTGGGATGTTTGAAGGTCCCGAGTCAGTCATTGGAGGGAGTTATTACAGTAGATCAATGCTGGGTCTTGTGCTCACTGTGGCTTCCAGTCTCTTGATTACCCCCTTCTTCTGCTATTATGATGCCATGTGCCATGAGGTCTTGCAGAGAGGGCAACCATGCCAGCACTCTGCCCTGATGACTCCAGGACTGTGTGCCAAATAAAGCTCTTCTTCACAAGTGCCTTGCTTTGGGTCTTTCAttttagcaacagaaaacaagtagcggaaaacaaacaaacacttctGGAATATTGTTGAGCAATAAAGGCAAACTATTTAACAAAAGCAAcgacagaaaagaaactcaaaatcaGTTCACAGCATGAAAGACTCCGGGGAAAGAGAGAACGTGCTGCATGACTCACATACAGGCTAGAAAATAGAAACTGCCCGTGTGCAGACAATGTACCAGTGACTGTGTggggatggaaggaggaaggaacgGACTAAAAAGGGCACGGAGTACTTTCAAGGTGGG
Proteins encoded in this region:
- the Eepd1 gene encoding endonuclease/exonuclease/phosphatase family domain-containing protein 1, encoding MGSTLGCHRSIPRDPSDLSHNRKFSAACNFSNILVNQERLNINTATEEELMTLPGVTRAVARSIVEYREYIGGYKKVEDLALVSGVGATKLEQVKFEICVSSKGNSAQHSPSSLRRDLLAEQQPHHLATTVPLTPRVNINTATLAQLMSVRGLTEKMAVSIVDYRREHGPFRSVEDLVRMDGINAAFLDRIRHQVFAERSRPPSTHTNGGLTFTAKPHPSPTSLSLQSEDLDLPPGGPTQIISMRPSVEAFGGMRDGRPVFRLATWNLQGCSVEKANNPGVREVVCMTLLENSIKLLAVQELLDKEALEKFCTELNQPILPNIRKWKGSRGCWRSVIAEKPSSQLQKGPCFSGFLWDTAAGVELRDISGQENSPNNGHGKDVGLSPFLARFKVGNNDLTLVNLQLTALALPGAENSGKNQGDGHRLLNFALTLQETLKGEKDVVILGDFGQGPDSSDYDILRREKFHHLVPAHTFTNISTRNPQGSKSVDNIWISKSLKKVFTGHWAVVREGLTNPWIPDNWSWGGVASEHCPILAELYMEKDWSKKEVPRNGNGVTLERSEANIKHER